TTAGGGCTGATTGGATCCTGCTGTTCAACCCCTTCTTAAAGCGGTGCAATTTCAAAACTTCATCCGCCATAATTGCCGCAGCATAAGATCCTAGGGCATTGAACTGGGAGGTGTATTCCACAACTGACATGTCTGGAGCTTGATTGCAATTTTCAAACTCACTCAGTTTCTGCAGTCTGACCTCGGCTGGATAATATTGTTTCAGAAAAGCTTCTCGAAAATGCTGCCAAGTGATTGGTCCTGCAGCTGTCATGGCTGGTGAGATTGCTTCCCACCACTTGCCTGCTCTATCCTCCAGGAAATGTACAACTATGTCCACTTTCAGTTCCTCGGGTACTTCCAACAGTCGCAGTTGAGTCTCCACACTTTTCAGCCAACTCTGGCTAACTTCAGGGTCGGCAGCGCCACTGAAAGTTGGACACCTGTTATTGCGCAGTGATTCATAATGGAACTTGACTCCGTGCTGTGGTGGTGGTTGATTGGCGTTCGGGTTCACTAACCCTTGCAGTGTCGTGGCCACGATCGTGGCTATGGCCATTAGGTCGGCCTGGTTAAGACTGAACCCAGGTGGTGGTCCATTGTCCTCTTCGTTGGCATTGTTGTTGTTTGCATAACGGGGGTTGCGATTTTGCCTTGGAGGTCTACCGGCCATTTCCTACAATTAAACGTTTCTAAGAATTTGTTGTGCATAGCGACATGatggaataaataaattatgctaGAACAACTGAggttaataaataaacataatttttattaatttttgaataCGGAACAACTGAATGCAACAAACAATACTGAATGGAAACAAATCGTACGGACTAAAAAATAGCAACAATGGAAAGTTTTGAGATAGACACATGGGTTTGAATGATATGTCGAGAGGATTCCAGAACAATCGACGGAATCGAATTCGAAATTTTCTACGCAAAGTTATAGGGTCTACGAATATTTTCTAAAACGGCAAAAACAACGTTTCGGAGGCCTAAACGAAGGAATTTCGCGATTTCAGCCCTTACCTCACAACCAAGTGGTGAAAATCGCTCGTTGGGCCGTTTCGGATGGGATAGCATTGGCCGATTCTTGAAATCTCACCGAAAATTTTTCCGAAAATTTTTTGTCCTCAACCGGATTTATGAActtggcggctctgataccacttaaatgtcacgccccgaaactcgagattgacaccggcgttgtttaacaatcacacgaCCGATAACAACAAGCCTTtgtagcacagtataaaccaaaaccagtttataattcataatttcaacgaaataaacattgtctttacaataccGAAATCCAAACGAAATAGTAATTTATGCGGAAGCGTCTTACAattcattaaatcataaaattcgaaataaaatCTATTACTACTCTTGCgaatcaccagccccaaaattaTTCCGACTCCTCATCCTCAACCTGTTCTTCGGACTTATCTGGGAGGGGAGAGTAAGGGGaatgagtattttgggaaatactcagtaaatgggggcgtTTTGaacacaacataaaattttccatcATTTTCGAAAACAACATATAAATACAGCATGCTTCTCATAATCGTAACatcatatcataacataataACACTGCGATTTTTCATCTTTAACGGTtaactgacgtcagtccctaagttttaatcctctaagggggcgaggccataaaacgcttctatcccaccgtgaagggccatatgttggaattccacacattttcagggaatcctcacagtgtcacacataaacgtaccaaaatttcataaaaacttataGACGGGAGACGGAGCTCGACCGaatttttaaaaccaaaaaccgaaatttcatatgtataaaaccgaaatttaaaatttaaaaacaagcccacttacagtataaTTGATGCTAAAAACGTAGGTGTTTGGCTTCTCGAAGTGGATCGTTCCTTACTCTTCACTCGGCGGCACTTCGGCTTGGCTTTTTAGGACTGATTTTGAGTAGAACTTCGGTTAGGACAAGGTGCtggaaatttcgaaattttcagcTCTAGGATTTCGAAATTTGGGGTAGAGAATGAGTAGAGGTGGTGTGGTATTTATTGGTGAGGGAGATGGATCTAAATTTGGCACTAAAATCCCACCAAAATTTGCTCCAAATCTCTCAAAATTAAGCTCCAATCCCCTTGCTTAATTTCAAAAATGTGGTTCCCTAATTTGTGAGATTTCTTGATCTCATGACCCTTGATTTGGCTTGAAAATATGGTGGCTAGATCCAACGGTTTTGGTGCAAGGTTTTGATGATTTCCTTCCAACTAAATCAAGCATCTACTCCTCACAAAATCTTGGCATGCAATATGgttggattttcgaaaattcctagcAATTAATCATGCCTTAATCCTTTTAATATGCATGATACTCAAATCTTGCAAGACTCCcttccaaattttcgaaattggaTGCCTTAATATGAATAGTGTTGGCTTGATAATTAAgatattcaataataaaatctcCAATACAAANTATATATCAATTTTTGGCAATTATAGTTATTTAAACTTACAAGTGTTGACATGACAATGTATACATCAGTGTCACATCATTAGAATtgcaataaaaaatatcaatgatcatagactaaaaataaaatgtgaCAACTATAGATACCAAAATTGCGAAGATACAAAGTTACAAGACTTATAAGATTAAAATTGGGAAAATAACTCTTTGATTCGGTAAGTTGTCTTTTTTTAGTTTTGGTTCTCTAACTTTTCGATTTTTTTGTCTTTCTACAATAATTTCTGGATTTCGGCTATTTTGGTTTATCTACCACCATAATGATCAATTTTCATTCAATTTTCGTTGAAAAACGACGCTTATAAGAGTGTGACTAAAGCTGACATGaacaaaaattttgaagattttctttattttggaggggctaaagcaattaacgtaaaaaaaaattaaaaaaaaagtcaaattaACTTTACAAGTTTTTTACATTCCACGAGGAAAAAAATCAAtgattttgacaccaaaatgtGTTTTATCTACCACTTAATCAGCGTTCTCTTGCGAAAATTGAAGACATTTTATGTAACATCATATCGAAATTATCGCTAAGTGACTAGAATATAAGCCATATATACGACTAGCCTGCTTGTTGATTGAGATGGAGATTAACAATCAAGAGAATACCAATTTTCGGGTCAATCCATGCATTATATTTTCTGATCGATGTGGCCATTAATATTGCTGCTATGATATCATGACTACCGAGTTGTTTTCACTTCGTACGTTTATCGAATTCTACCAAGTTTCGGGTGTATTTTCAAATGCTTAATTCAGCGATCTTTCAAGAATGCCTTTATATTTGCtgaataaaagaatttattttcgaTATTTCGAGCTTTAATATTCTTGGTCGAAGtttgtttctgattttgaaGATCAATCAATTTGTTGTTGCATGTCACATTTCGAGATCCGAAATGTTACAAATGAAACAGAAAAATTGAACAGGAAATGGTTTTATTCTCATAAGTGAGGTGTGAGCAAaaatttaaagtatatatagaagaaattacaacttttttttagaaaaaaaagatATCGAgctataaaattttaaatgacatGCACTTGAAATTCTTATTTTTGACGTTTAAAACGATTGAACATGCTTTTTTAACTATGAGATCATATAAATTGAAattgtatattttattattttaagttgaagtATTATTGTTTTTGTTGACAACTTCTTCTtagattaaaataaataagacgTGAGAATTTAAATATACTTGTAAAATTATGTTTGGATCAATGAATTAGGTGGATTTGATTTCAAATCTAACTCCCAAATCCGGTATCTCTTTGACCTCGGACGAGGGCAAGGATTTCCAAACTAGTCATTTGATTTAGGGCTGTAAACAAATCGAGCAGGTTCGCAAGCTATTCGAGTCTGtccgataaatatttgattcgtattcGAACTTATCGAACTTGAACACGCTCGAACTTTTGTCGAGCCGAATTTGagccaaaattatttttttatatagttcGCCAGCATCTCGCaaatcttaatattttattaatataattatatattaaatatatattcattcCGAGCCTTTCAAACTTTTTGAGCTTTTGAACCTTGATTCTCGAACTTTAATGTCTAGGAATTAAATTGAATAGATCGTGAATATGTTCGAATATTTTGAGTCAAACTCGAACATAATTTTGAGCCGAACTCgagctaaaaaaaatttaacttttcgAGCTTCGAATGGAGCTCGAACTGAATATATTTAATTCGAACCGAACTCGAGTCTTAAACTGATATTCGACTTGATTCTGTTCGTTTACATCCTATACTTGACCCCATGATTTTAACaacaaatttgaaattcaaacctTAGACAagtcatttcaaattcatggattTTGGATCTTTTCTTTTCGACGTCTCTTCCAAAATCTAAATCCACTGATCCAAACGCATCCTCACATGGTTTTTTTTGTAGTggtgaaattatatttttacttttacaatttcacatgcattttaaataaaaatttttattagcGCCAAATCAAATTCTAAACCCAATattatcttcttcttttttaatATCAGAGATATTAAAATGAAGGTCAAATGCAATTTATATGCCCATGATTCTTCACtgcatttttaatatttcatttctATACTAAGAAAATACCTATGACGCCCATGTGCCCTTTTCTGCTTCACATCACTCAGTTtcgtctttcttcttctttgaaaGTGATTTCTCAACCACTCCCTATCAACCGTAGGAGTAGGTGGAGGCAGCAACAAAGCTTCATTTTATAGCCCCGTCCATTGTAAAGGCAGGGCTGATTGATATAAAATaaccatattatatttttatatacttAACATTTTCTAAACTTTGTATCATTCTTAATATCTTTTAGTCAGTTAAAAAATATTCTGGAACGATTAGTATTTTTTCAATATCACTGAAAAGTGAATAAGTGTGGGAAAGGTCCGACTTAATTAGTGATGAACTATATTTGACAGTTTAACATGAAACGATTTGAAATGTAATATGCAAGAATATAGATTGCCTAATAAAATAAGACAAGTGTGTTTATGGATGTTAGAGATAAAACTCTTACGTCACCATTTTTTCCTCTTAGGAATGCTTCTactaaaagtaatattttttcatggatgactcaaataagatattcatctcacaaaatacgactcctgagaccgtctcacacaagtttttgccttcatGGTTTAGGAGAGAAATATTCCATTCAAAaagatttcaaagaaaaatgcacCAAATGATCGGATGTCTTGAAATTAATAGATGAGTGaatgaaaataattaagaaatgtCTAGAAAACCAGAAGACTTTGGGTATATGAATCTCCCTAGCTCCTAACTCATCAATTTCTTTCATAGCACTTACCCGAAGCAAGACTGGTTCCTTCTAAAACTAATCGATAGTCTATATTTATGTGCTCTCACAAACTATAAAAACTAGTGTACTACAACAAAATAATGACCATTAGGTATATCAATCATGATCATTAATAGATCGATTTGATTTACAacattttgttataattttacattattatttagataacgataatataattatattaaatatgtaatttgtaGAGATAATAcgtgaatttttgaattttgaaaatgaatcaaatattgtaattatgaataaattatatgaaaaatattatttatctaaaCAGATAAAATATTTACGTAAAAACTAACTGACGTCACAAACTCGAACTACTAaacctttatttaattatcgATTTGGAAGCTCAACTCAAATGGACCTTGAGAAATTCCACATTCTTGCTTGGGCCATACTAATCTTCAAATTTAACAATTGCATATTTCTCTTCATCCAACCATCGAGATTGGACTGTGTATGTAATGCATATGTTTACTCAAAATGTAGAAtctcttaaaatttaaaacaaataaaattgcTTTTCAAACCAATTCCTTTTCTTTAGTTAATTCGGATCTTGAATATTTTAGACCCAATGTAATTTCAGGAATTAATCAGGATCGAGAACTTAATCATGACATAAACAAAATCGATTCGACCACTGGAATGCCTACTCGTCCGTCGATAATAAAGTTTGGTTTTGCGGGTTTTTTTTTCACTATAGTTTTAGCAACGAGGTACTGATTTCCTTTGCTAAACAGCGACGGAATTTATAGCTATGTTTCTACTAATTTTAGCGATATAACTAAGTATATGTTCCGTTGCTAAACTTGGTTTAAATAGAAATGTCACAGCGATACTTTAGTTCTCTCCTAGTTGATCCTGATTCGGCACTAGAAGTATATTGATTTTTCCTCAACAATCGAATACTTTTGTCTGTAAATACTGCATATTTGATTCCAATACTATAATATGGTATGGTTGTATAAAATAAACGATTAGTATGGgtaaatattctaaaatatttgaagcctgaaaaaaaaaatattaagggggccaataatatatttcaattctgaatataaaataaataaataaacctcACATTTAGTAATTAAATATAGAAACTTTCCAATattttatgtctcaattatcgagtatcaatattattataaggcaaaaacttgtatgagacggtctcacgggtcgtatttgtgagacggatctcttatttgggtaatccatgaaaaagtattactttttatgctaagagtattactttttattgtgaatatggttagggttgacccgtctcacagattaagatccgtgagacggtctcacgtgagaCCCACTCTCATTATAATACTTTTTATGTCTCAATTATCgaggtaatttttttttcatttgtctcaattatataaatatgtgtgCATATTTAGcaataattattcatttttttcctaataatactcctatttaattttgaattttgttattAACTAACTATTGGAAAGttaataaaacatttatataagACTTTATTAAATTTCGGTAAAATTGGATAGTTGTTTGTTAATTGATcagaaaatttataattattatattcaaACATTTTTCAattgaaattattaatttggATCTTTATTCTATAAAgagatatataaatttaaagtcTCAAAATTTATAGCATTCAAAATCCGTACGATAACCAAAGCCTAGTGTACAATAATGAGAGCAAAAGGTACAAGCTGTGTAAGATCCTTCATCACATTAGCAAGGTCCTAATAATGGCCGCTTGAGCACTGTCGGATGATTCCAAAAGCTCCGACAATCGATCGCTCAGGTCATCAATTTCTCTGTGTAAGTTCCTAATGTAGTTGCAAGTCTCTTGCAACACCTTCGAAGCCGAGACCTGTCGTGatttaaatcattcataaaGTCAAAAATTTATTCGAAAATAGGGGAAAAAATGCAACAAAAATATATCATGCTCCaatatttattatgatgatcaGGATACACAAATGAAGatatcttttttatatattttatgagataattataattttggtaatgtatatttatttttttttgtaattttggttATCTATGTCgttaaatttcaatattaatttgttatcttttttttttcttttcaaattttagtctCTCTTTGATATTGAACATTTGAACTGATATGACTAGGACATAATGATGTGTGCAGTGAAGTGAATgactaaaatttatcaaaaaattgaaagataacaacaaacaaacaaaatcaCTTAATTTATATTTCTGTTCGAAAATGTGTTTTTACTGAATCTAGCACGTATCGTATGACATGCATAGTACTCCGAATGGTAAAATCACCTTGTCGGAGCGGCGCCTGTTGCGAATTTCAGGGATAAGCTGCTGCAATTTGGAGACAAGATCGGCAATCTGATCCTCACTTATCCTTGGTACTCCGGACTGATTCGAACGTGATCTTCTGCTCGACATTTCCagtcaatatatatatgtatatattagtTTGGActttaaatttgaaagaatataatgtatataatttttttcaattcttGAGCGATTATTGGAGGAGGTAATTGATGGGAAATGGGATTTAAATAAAGTGAAATTAGAAATGAAAGAAGAACTATTAAGGGACAAGTGATGGACAGAGGAATGAAGGAATTTTTGTGAAATGCAAAACACTGATGGAGTAGTGTTGGAGGTGAATGGAGAGACAAGTGCATGGGGAGAAAGAAGTGGGCTATAGCTGTTTTTAAATAGAggatttgatatatgaataGAGGTGGCAAAATACAACATGATTCGTCAACTCGACACGatccaacacgaaaaaaaaatcaggttcgagTTGGGGatttcgggttcgggttagtcgggtttcgggttggggcGGGTAAGGtcacgggttgacccgaaaactttttttttgtgaaaatattacctatatttttatatattttatgtttgaacaaaatttattgtatatttatatgataaattttcatcatttaatatttattttgtatattttttatttttttaacaattatttatttgatttagtaaatatacttttaattttctacaattaaattttcaaatttaaatcgaaaattttgttattattgtttaaattaaaatattattattattttttattcttttgaatttttttcattaattttttaaaataaataaataaaattcgggttagaatggttgagtcgggttagacgGATTCATATTCGGATTTGAGGTTTTCGGGTTGGTTCAGGTTCggatttggaaaaaaatttcacgggttgacccgaaaccgaCCCACCCAACCCGATTGACACCACTAACATGAAGCTTGCATTGAGTGTGGCAATGTTGaacacaattaattaattaaatttaggtGAATATTACATCTATCatcacttatataaatttttaatttttttcccaaatctatataatttatatttatgattaaatataaatataaatggcTTTTgtatttcatattaattaataataaaattgccaTATCAATTGACCTATTTGGGCCTCAATCGAAATTTATTTTAGTTCAATAAGTTGGTTGTTCTCATACCTATTTTTTCGTAATGCATACATGATATTAGACATTGCTGATATATTAATTGTCATTATGTCAGCACTTTGATAGGAAAGAGTCAGtaattgtgaaaaaaaaattaatatataaactcATTGAAGTGACACTAAATTTCGACTACTTAAAAAGTTCTgtttattgatatatttttctcaGTTTGACGACAGGGAGGGAGGATATAGATAGTTACATATATAGTAAACAAAGTTATGTTTTATGTACAATGAGAGTTACAAACACGATTATACATTATTTTTAAGATTATAAAATTATTCTAAATACactttaatgttttttttaaaaaaaacattaggGATACTTTTGAAATCTCAAAACAAATGTGTAATTGTGTGTACACCTCTCTCATTGTATGTACGTATAACATTTATACAATGGACAGTGTGATGCTGCGTGTGTTCCCTGAACTGTCAAACTAGGGTTAAGAGTTGATAGAAATTTGGTTGTGAATCAGCCAACTTTGCGGGCCTCTGGTGTGTCAGTGTAAGCATGCAACCCACATGTTATGTCACGATCTAcaatcaatttaaatatttatcaagtTGATGCAGTTGCAATAACTCGCTTAGAAATcgtgtaatatatatatatactcataATTATTATGTATAGACAGAGACTTGAAGATTTATACGGTCTAGCTATATAGATATGGTTGCATGATGCATGGTTGACGATCATGAAATATATTTCGTGGCAAATGTACGATGAGTCATTTAATAATAAGTATATCGACTTGGTCGACACAAATATtggtattaatattatttttgtcaCGTCTTGAAACCGAGACGCGTCATCGGCgttgtttaataatttaaaatcgtaaaacaacAAGCTACGTAGTATATGAAATAGTCAAAAACCAATCTATT
The DNA window shown above is from Primulina huaijiensis isolate GDHJ02 chromosome 12, ASM1229523v2, whole genome shotgun sequence and carries:
- the LOC140990669 gene encoding transcription factor PRE6-like produces the protein MSSRRSRSNQSGVPRISEDQIADLVSKLQQLIPEIRNRRRSDKVSASKVLQETCNYIRNLHREIDDLSDRLSELLESSDSAQAAIIRTLLM